TGTCAATGGAACGCCGATCTTCATTTTTTTCAGTATTACCACTGGCGTTGGTCTGAATTGCCGCTGAAGGTTTATATTCCAGCTTTGCCGAGTAAATTGAAGCCGAAAAACAAAGAAAATTACCCGGCCCTCGTCAAACAGGCCTTTTTGAATTGGAGTGCGCAATTTCCAGCATTGAAGTTTGAATGGGTCAATCAGGCGCAAAAAGCACAGATTCTGGTGCAATGGCAGGAAAAATATCCAGAAAGTGAAACAGCCTGGGGCAAGGCGGCTTTGCCTCAACCCTTTCTTGCGAAACAATCTCAGCCCCGAATTCAACATCAGTCCACGCTTCAACTGGCGATTAAAGCTTCAGAACGCTCGGTCATGAATCCCGCTTCGGTTTATTTTACCCAAGAAGAGATCTTGGCTGTGAGCACGCATGCGATTGGACATGCTTTGGGCTTGATGCACAGTGGCAATCCTGATGACCTGATGTATCATGCCTTTTATGCCCGTTTTGATGGCAGTTGGAAAATCTCTCCCGCTGATCTTGCCTCCCTTGAACGTTTGTTCAATCTGCCCGAAGACTTAGAAATTTCACCTTGTAATGGATAACCCATGGAAAAAATGCGTCTGCAAAAATTTTTAGCCCAGGCGGGAGCCGGATCCCGCCGCAGTTCTGAGCAATTGATTCTGTCTGGAAGAGTCAAAGTCAACGGTTCTGTTTGTGATGTTTTGGGCACTTCAGTGACCCCCGGACAGGATCGCGTGCAATTGGATGGCCGTGAAGTGCTTTTGCCTGAGCAGAAATTCTATTATATGCTCAATAAACCTGAAGGCTATATGGTCAGCCGCTCTGACCCCCATCAGCCCCAGACGATTTATACCCTTCTGCCGCCGGAATTTGAAATTTTGCACCCAGTGGGCAGGCTCGACCAGAACAGTTGTGGTTTGCTTTTGCTCACCAATGATGGAGATCTGACAGATAAGCTTCTGCACCCACGCTTTAAAATGGAAAAAGTCTACCGTGTTCAGGTCAAAGGGCGAGTGACTGAACTGACCTTAAAATATTTGAGCGAGGGTGTGGAATTATCCGATGGCAAAACGCTGCCTGCCCGTGTGGTGCGGTTGCGTCAGCGCTCGGATCACCCCTGGTTGGAATTTACCCTCAAAGAGGGTCGCAATCGCCAGATTCGTCGCATGTGCAGAGCGGTGGGGCTGGACGTGATTTATCTTGAGCGGGTGGCTTTTGGGCCTTTGCATTTAAGCAAAATGCCTGTAGGGGCCTGGCGTGAACTCACTGAGGAAGAAATTCGCAGTTTATTAAAAAAGACAGAGAAAATCTCGCTCAAGCCCACGGTGGGGTCAGAATCCCCTGCTCGGGTTCGTGAAAATCTTGCTCCCCGTCATCCAGAGGTGCGGATTAAAACCCCCAAGCCCCCCCCTGCGGGCAAACCGGGTGCTTTGCCCAAAGAACCGCCAACTTCCCGCCGGACGGGTTTTTCAAAGCCCTCGTCTTTTTCTCCACGTCATTCGGGCACGGGGCGGGGAAGCCACTCCACGCGTAAACCTGGCCCGCGCAGGTAGTATCTCGCATGCCCTTTTGCTATACTCAGGAAAGAAGATTTAAGTTCTGTTTTCTTTTTGCCGATACCCATCTGTGGAGTACACACGATGTTTAACCAGATTCACCAAGTTTCAGATATTCTGCACCAGGCCCTGAACGGTCTGACCGTTCGTCAGCGCGTGATTTCGAATAATCTTGCCAATGCCGATACCCCTGGTTTTAAAGCTTCTGAAGTCGCTTTTGAATCTCAATTGCAGCGTAAGATCAACGACCTTCAACCCACGGCAAGTGGGGGTTCTCTGGAAGGGCATTTGACCCATGAAAAACATTTGCCCCTGGAAGGGCTTCCTGCCGACCCCCCCCTGGCTGTTTTTCAGCCCCAGACGAGTATGCGCAATGACCGCAACAGCGTGGATTTGGAGCTTGAAATGACCCGCATGGCCCAGGCTTCGATCAGTTATTCGGCGGTTTCGCAAATGCTTTCAGGTCGTTTTTCGGGTTTGAAATACGTGATTCAAGAGGGAGGAAAATAATCCATGAGTTTTCAGAATGATTTGAGGATCAGTGCCTCTGCCCTTTCTGCTCAGCGTTTGCGCATGAACGCGATCTCCAATAATTTAGC
The sequence above is drawn from the bacterium (Candidatus Blackallbacteria) CG13_big_fil_rev_8_21_14_2_50_49_14 genome and encodes:
- the flgB gene encoding flagellar basal body rod protein FlgB, producing the protein MFNQIHQVSDILHQALNGLTVRQRVISNNLANADTPGFKASEVAFESQLQRKINDLQPTASGGSLEGHLTHEKHLPLEGLPADPPLAVFQPQTSMRNDRNSVDLELEMTRMAQASISYSAVSQMLSGRFSGLKYVIQEGGK